The genomic DNA tactcgattatctttgctttgcctttgcttggttctcctctttgatgtcttgatctaaaatgaatacatttagtagtttaatcttcttgctggatttttatgtgtataacttaatggttttcaccccatttcacaactatctttgttcaaaatatcaaaatctcaaccaacatttgtttaatgcttcaaggccgaatgcatggtcaccattaagctaatctagtctcaagtattttaatcctaacatacaacatcatgaatcaactcaaccttataagccaatattactcctacaaccgattgtaaggagttaacaaagaaatgtatttttacaaacatatacacccatatggccgatttttaccaaatcaaatttaaccttatttatctcaaattttcatttcatactatcatccccatgacatagcaaggttttgaatcatggactaattagagctaaaactagcaactaagaacatgcatgaatctcatggcaccatattaaacataccttaatctagctacaaggatggccaacctattccaaaccaaccatgagcaaggacccctttcttctcccttgagattttcggccaaaaggatgaacaaaaaggatgaacaaagcttttttttttgtttttctttctcacttgcacggcaatggggaggggaggggaaagccttcacacacacactttttttttattactcatgcaccttattttatttatttcaacataaaacactcacccaacatgtttcatgacatgtcttacccatgcttccttgtcatggccggccactagcacttgggggggttttgacatgcaagtcctcccttttgactacatgtactattaggtccttatagattagcctatcatttttcaaaagtgacatacaagtcctactaactgaattcacatgcaatcgactaaaccgaagcttgaaattttcacacattcataaatacatattctagacaataaatattacgttcaaacatttcggtgactcggtttagtggtcccgaaaccacttcccgactagggtcaattttgggctgtcacatgttcatcttcacaaccaagataaactagatcctagagcaaaaaaatgtgtctttgttggttatgcttctaataaaaagggttacaaatgttatgaTCCAATTTATAGGAAGATTATAGTTACCATGGATGTCACATTTATTGAAACACAATCTTATTTTGATTCTAATCTTTAGGGAGGGAATCATACTAAGGAAGAttctataattgatcaagaagagactaggaatatacaacatagggattctaataatggggaaggcaaatttataattaacacaaaaattagtgatgttaatgttaatgaaaaggaggatgaaggtgtagagtctgatcatgaaaataaagaacaaacaaaGGAGTTAATTGTTTACTCAAGAAGAAATCGAAATCAAGAAAGTGGAATCCACCAGATTCATCACCAAGAATCCGACTCGCAAGATCCTATCAAAAGTCCAGGTAAAGCTTATAATCCAGCCAATGAATTTTCTGATTTAAATATTCCAATTGCCAAAAGAAAATGTGTTAGAAATATTGTCAAATATCCCATCTCTAACTTTGTATCCTATAAAGGCTTATCTTCGACATTCTCAACCTTTGTTTCGTGTCTCGATACTATACAAATACCCaaaaatgtgaaagatgcttTACAGGTTCCTGAGTGGAAGGAGGCTATTTTAGAGGAGATGTACGCTCTTGAAAAAACAGGTACATGGGAAACAATAGAATTACCTGTAGGGAAAAAAACAGTGGGCTGTAAATGGgtgttcacaaccaaattcaaaccaGATGGATCTTTAGATAGATACAAAGCCCGGTTGGTAgctaaagggtacactcaaacatACGAGATAGATTATCTTGAAACGTTTGCTCCAGTGGCCAAATTAAATTTCGTCAGAATTCTTttatcaattgctgttaatcttGATTGGTCTTTACAACAGCTAGATATGAAGAATGCTTTCCTAAATGGAAAACTTGAAGAAGAAGTTTAAATGGATCCTCCTCCaagttttgaagaaaaatttggaaCTCGAGTATGTAAACTCAAGAAATATTTATACGGTCTGAAGCAGTCTCCTCGAGCTTGGTTTGAACGATtcactcaagttgttaaaaaaCAAGGTTACTCACAAGGGCAAGCTGATCACACAATGTTCTATCGACATTCACAAAAAGGTATAATAGTTgttattatagtttatgtcgatgatatcattcttacaggagatgatgtggatgaaataaggTGTCTCAAAGAGCATCTAGCATTGGAGTTTGAGATCAAAGACTTGGGTCCTTTGAAATACTTTCTTGGAATAGAAGTTGCTCGATCAAAGAAGGGTCTTATGGTCTCTCAGAaaaaatatgtgattgatctATTAAAAGAGGCTGGGATGAGTGGTTGCCGCCCAGCTGACACACCAATTGATCCAAATGTAAAATTTGGAAATAAAGAAGGTCGATTAGTCGACAAAGGGCAGTACCAAagattagttggtaagttaatttacttatcacataTAATGCCAGACATAGCTTTTGCAGTGAGCTTAGTGAGTCAATTTATGCACTCCCCAATGGAGGAACATGAAGAAGCAGTGTTTCGAATTCTAAGATACTTAAAGAGTTCATCGGGAAAGAgcttattcttcaagaaatccGAACAAAGAGGAACTGAAGCTTATACAGATGCAGATTGGGCAGGCTCAATAACAGACAGAAGATCTACATCAGGATACTGTACATTTGTTTTGGGAAACCTTGTGACTTGGCGAAGCAAAAAACAAAGTGTTGTAGCAAGAAGTAGTGCAAAGGCTGAGTTTAGATCAATGGCTCAaggaatttgtgaaatgatgtGGTTAAAAAAATTATGGAGGACCTGAGGAAACCAATAACTTCCCCAATGAAGTTGTACTGTGATAGCAAAGCTGCCATTAGTATTGCTCACAACCCAGTCCAACATGACAGaactaaacatgttgagattgatagACATTTTATCAAGGAGAAGATTGAAGAAGGCCAAGTGTGCATGCCGTTTGTTCCTTCAAAACAATAGATAGCTGACATCCTCACCAAAGGACTCTCTAAGACAAGCTTTGATTTTTTTGTAAGCAAGTTgggcatgattgatatatatgcaccaacttgagggagggtgttgaaatatgtatatattttaaatttatttaggtagataaatcttatttgggtagataagttttattcatattctagaattttttttattttatcttttagtagtttactagaataagggaactattttcctAATTAAGATTAGgactcttttctctatttaagttcaattctttagttaataaggaaagtacaattttattcaaAGCTCTCTTGAAATCTTTCAAAGGCCATGTTCGATCACTTTGTATTTTTTTTGACTCGCACATTTAAGAAATTAAAGAGCAAAAACAAGAAAAAGGTTGATatttttactttcaaattttcgttttattttattttattttttcttttgaacAAAAAATGGAAAGGAAGAACCTTACCGGAGAACCCACGGTCACGTCGTCGAAGGACTCTTCTCCTTTGTCTAGATCGGATCTAAAAGTGAGGGGGAGATGCCTTTTCTTTCGTTTTTTTTTCGGATTTGGAGAGTCTCGCTTTGGATCCGTTTGAAGCAGGCTAAAAGCCCCTTTTTGCGCATCACCGGCCACCAGATACAGTGGTGTACGGTGGTGCGGCAAAAAAACCTGATCGTCGGCCATGGGGAAGAGAAGGGAGAGATTAAAGGTtcctttagtttttttttttaataaaaagaggGCAGAAATgaggatttaaaaaaaaaagagggttTAAATACAACGTCGAAACGACATAGTTTCAGACTCCCCCCACACGCTCCAAACTGCGTCGTTTTGGGGGGAGAAACCCATTCAACCCGACCCATACCCaaggggatccgcgtgttttcaaaTCTTGGGCTATTTGCGCGAATAGCTCCTCCATTTTTGTAGCGTATATCGATTCGGTCTTGTgcccattttcttttattttaatttggccccgcactttggtttttgatgcattttggtcCTCTGACCAGTTTCGAAGCAGGAGTACGTGAAACGACATAGTTTGAGATTTGGGATTATTTTCCATTTGGCCCTCGTGATTTTGCGCAAGTTTCATTTAGGCATTGATCTTCTTTTTTAAATTTGTACCTCTAATTCTTTCTTGATTTCGATTCAATCCTTGATCCTTAtactttaaattgttttatttttgcTTATTTcagtttgttttcttttctttttcttcgcacgtattaattattttaaatatatatatatatatattaatctatTTTAGTTTCTCTTTTATAAactatttgtatttttaaaatttcttgttcttgcatatttattttaagcttttcacgtgatattttaaattgtttttaagttatttattttaaatgctttatatattattttattttatgataaaaatattatatgttaattattataaaatgtcTTATATTCTCTACTTTAAATtacctttttattttaaaatcgttttatgtattatttatttaagactattttattgtttaaaattattttatataccttttaaactcaatttatttattttaaaatattctatttATTATTTATGAGATTTTTTTCATATTACctattttatacttttatatatatatatgtacattatttgttctaaaatttatatatatatatatatatatatatatatatatatatatatatatatatatatatatatcatcttttcttaaattgttttatatattattgattttaaaattcattttttacattatttattttaaactcattTATCATCATTCTAAAATTtgtttacattttatttattttaatttgctttatacCTTTGTATCATTTAATTCATTGGTCTTTATTTATCGATGTTATTATTTGAATGGTGTATGATCATTGTCATTGTGTGTATTTTAATTGCGTTTTTTCGTATTTTTGTATTATTGTTATTCATTCGTATAATGTCGTGTTCATGTATCATTGCTCTAGGctcattactatatttttatttcatatcatcGCCTCATGAATCAAGCCTCGTTGCATTTATCCAATAAATTGTTTTATCTTAATCCAAACAAACAATGTACGTCGTTTAAATATTGAATTCGCAAttattcaaaacaaaaatttcaaaacaaggtaatgtttcgcgttttggaacatcgaggaattgtgccctaacttacggggtttcgattttctcgttgattCTAGATtaccaaatatccttttgagttttaaaatataCAGAtttccaattaaaattaaaaataaacttgcgctcgggagttcatggtattgtgtcctaacttacgggatgtgatactccgatatctcgagacaaTGAAATCTTTAACAATCGTTTTGGACTAATTCAAgcatttttttaagaaaaaatcaaCGTTAATAGGAAAGGATCACATTTTAAATCCGTTCCCGATTTTTTTCAACTTTCCACATTGAGACTTTaactaatcaatttggtaccaatttttgggcgtgttgagggtgctaatccttcctcatacgtaaccgactcccgaacccggtCTTtcgagtttcgtagaccaaaaacaccgttttagtaaactaaaatgttttattaaaacaaaggtgatccgatcacacctaataaatatcggtggcgactcccgttttaattttcgctttcaaacaaagtcgatt from Gossypium arboreum isolate Shixiya-1 chromosome 9, ASM2569848v2, whole genome shotgun sequence includes the following:
- the LOC128280406 gene encoding uncharacterized mitochondrial protein AtMg00810-like, with amino-acid sequence MDPPPSFEEKFGTRVCKLKKYLYGLKQSPRAWFERFTQVVKKQGYSQGQADHTMFYRHSQKGDDVDEIRCLKEHLALEFEIKDLGPLKYFLGIEVARSKKGLMVSQKKYVIDLLKEAGMSGCRPADTPIDPNVKFGNKEGRLVDKGQYQRLVGKLIYLSHIMPDIAFAVSLVSQFMHSPMEEHEEAVFRILRYLKSSSGKSLFFKKSEQRGTEAYTDADWAGSITDRRSTSGYCTFVLGNLVTWRSKKQSVVARSSAKAEFRSMAQGICEMMWLKKLWRT